From one Amycolatopsis sp. FDAARGOS 1241 genomic stretch:
- a CDS encoding DUF6069 family protein, protein MAQNPYDQDVRPGIDAARLWAGGVATAVVAALVAIVGLLIARGIFDVPVLAPKGEGVWVPASTTTYALIAAGAALAATGLMHLLSVATPAPSQFFGWIMVLVTLIAVVLPLTLTVDLSAKIATAAINLVIGLVIAIVVNSMAANARTLHRRKRASRHADPNAPTRQWHEPPPPPTQYYDR, encoded by the coding sequence ATGGCGCAGAACCCTTACGACCAGGACGTCCGGCCGGGCATCGACGCGGCCCGGCTCTGGGCGGGCGGTGTCGCCACGGCCGTGGTCGCCGCACTCGTCGCGATCGTCGGCCTGCTGATCGCCCGGGGCATCTTCGACGTGCCGGTGCTCGCCCCGAAGGGCGAGGGCGTGTGGGTCCCCGCCAGCACCACGACCTACGCGCTCATCGCGGCGGGTGCCGCGCTCGCCGCCACGGGCCTGATGCACCTGCTCAGCGTCGCGACGCCGGCGCCCAGCCAGTTCTTCGGCTGGATCATGGTGCTCGTGACGCTCATCGCGGTGGTCCTCCCGCTCACGCTGACGGTCGATCTGAGCGCCAAGATCGCGACCGCCGCTATCAACCTCGTGATCGGCCTCGTGATCGCCATCGTGGTCAACAGCATGGCCGCCAACGCGCGCACCTTGCACCGGCGCAAGCGCGCTTCGCGCCACGCCGACCCGAACGCCCCCACCCGGCAGTGGCACGAGCCACCCCCGCCGCCGACGCAGTACTACGACCGCTGA
- a CDS encoding HdeD family acid-resistance protein, with amino-acid sequence MPGYVVTPLGSAVLDPRQTWGWVLARGGFAVVFGIIALLWPGVTALALAFVFGIYALVDAVGAFMQAFRPGDGMHRAAYALFGVLGLAAGVVALVWPGVTILVLAIVVGAWAVVTGVAEIVAAIRLRKQITGEGFLVFAGVVSVIAGVLVLFHPIAGAYGIALLVGIYALVYGIMLVVLAFRLRRWGKREQANQPA; translated from the coding sequence ATGCCCGGATACGTAGTCACTCCTCTGGGCAGTGCCGTACTGGATCCGCGGCAGACGTGGGGATGGGTTCTCGCGCGCGGGGGGTTCGCGGTGGTGTTCGGCATCATCGCGCTGCTCTGGCCCGGGGTCACGGCGCTGGCGCTGGCGTTCGTCTTCGGCATCTACGCGCTCGTCGACGCGGTGGGCGCGTTCATGCAAGCGTTCCGGCCCGGCGATGGGATGCACCGGGCCGCGTACGCGTTGTTCGGTGTGCTCGGGCTGGCCGCCGGTGTGGTGGCGCTCGTGTGGCCGGGCGTGACGATCCTCGTGCTGGCGATCGTCGTCGGCGCGTGGGCGGTGGTCACGGGCGTCGCCGAGATCGTCGCCGCGATCCGGTTGCGCAAGCAGATCACGGGCGAGGGGTTCCTCGTCTTCGCCGGTGTGGTGTCCGTGATCGCGGGCGTGCTGGTGCTGTTCCACCCGATCGCGGGGGCGTACGGGATCGCCCTGCTCGTCGGCATTTACGCGCTGGTGTACGGGATCATGCTCGTCGTGCTGGCTTTCCGGTTGCGGCGGTGGGGGAAACGCGAGCAGGCGAACCAGCCCGCTTAG
- a CDS encoding cytochrome P450, translating to MVPEIDLTDPAVHRDPFAVYNAAREQGPVAKLVGPGFGPLWVLTRHADARELLTDPRFALGPGSYQRLDVPAHCRPYLRTMQEMEGAEHQRLRRLLAPAFTARRAAEFRSRIEPIVERLLDNQPEDLLTGFAQPLPMEVICELVGVPEADRPRWHEYGQNVVGGSGAGFSAAVPGIIDGARGLTSPPASEFLELLAGTEGLAEAELVTLVWQLVLAGQTPANFIANAVAALLTHPDELAVLTAEPEVWPGAIDELMRWCGPQLLTIPRQATEDLDLHGIAIRAGEPVSAAIAAANRDPRVFADPERLDVRRAASGHLGFAHGPHFCLGAALARVESEVALRGLLRRFPSLRLGDVRRAPDPGTWRLAALPVSF from the coding sequence ATGGTCCCCGAGATCGACCTGACCGACCCCGCCGTGCACCGCGACCCGTTCGCGGTCTACAATGCCGCCCGCGAGCAAGGGCCCGTCGCCAAGCTCGTCGGTCCCGGCTTCGGCCCGCTGTGGGTGCTGACCCGGCACGCCGACGCCCGCGAGCTGCTCACCGACCCGCGGTTCGCGCTCGGCCCCGGCAGCTACCAGCGGCTCGACGTACCCGCGCACTGCCGCCCGTACCTGCGGACCATGCAGGAGATGGAGGGCGCCGAACACCAGCGGCTGCGCCGGCTCCTCGCACCCGCGTTCACGGCCCGTCGCGCGGCGGAATTCCGCTCCCGGATCGAGCCCATCGTCGAGCGCCTGCTCGACAACCAGCCGGAAGACCTGCTCACCGGCTTCGCACAGCCGTTGCCGATGGAGGTGATCTGCGAGCTCGTCGGCGTGCCGGAGGCCGACCGGCCACGCTGGCACGAGTACGGGCAGAACGTGGTCGGCGGCTCGGGCGCGGGGTTCTCCGCCGCCGTGCCCGGCATCATCGACGGCGCCCGCGGCCTGACCTCCCCGCCCGCGAGCGAGTTCCTGGAGCTGCTCGCCGGAACCGAGGGGCTGGCGGAGGCGGAGCTCGTCACGCTGGTCTGGCAGCTCGTGCTCGCCGGGCAGACGCCCGCGAACTTCATCGCCAACGCCGTGGCAGCGCTGCTGACGCACCCGGACGAGCTCGCCGTGCTGACCGCCGAACCCGAGGTGTGGCCCGGCGCGATCGACGAGCTGATGCGCTGGTGCGGACCGCAGCTGCTGACGATCCCGCGGCAGGCCACCGAGGACCTCGACCTGCACGGCATCGCGATCCGCGCGGGCGAACCCGTGTCGGCCGCCATCGCCGCGGCCAACCGCGACCCGCGCGTGTTCGCCGACCCCGAGCGCCTCGATGTCCGCCGCGCGGCGAGCGGGCACCTCGGGTTCGCGCACGGGCCGCACTTCTGCCTCGGCGCGGCGCTCGCCCGGGTCGAATCGGAGGTCGCGTTGCGGGGGCTGCTGCGGAGGTTCCCTTCGCTGCGCTTGGGAGACGTCCGGCGCGCACCGGACCCCGGCACGTGGCGGCTCGCGGCGCTGCCGGTGAGCTTCTGA
- a CDS encoding TetR/AcrR family transcriptional regulator has product MARLSRAEAQERNRAKVLGAARDEFTERGFRDAKIDVIAERAELTRGAVYSNFPGKRALYFAVLAEEAERVAAGPAGDPGLTPGEALGALARAWVARLPLATDPGSRLGVDLVPEILADELTHRPYAQLMRFEAIVLGLALERLAPAAGRLVRVAELALTTLHGASRLAAAAPGFGEPFNVVRSCESLPSLGLADTWPDVPPIVAQPRPVDEPWVPPAAFDSLHGRPAPLTGDGVIAVLGLHRLSAVEEAVRAAPPDATVTVAVVTGSAPELAPLTHLVLAEVRGHLRQSFPAPAWPRLQVVRDDAGALASAAGVSAVSDATETAVRVRTGRVVLRAEGFGACHAAAAG; this is encoded by the coding sequence ATGGCCCGGCTGAGCAGGGCGGAAGCGCAGGAGCGCAACCGGGCGAAGGTGCTCGGCGCCGCGCGCGACGAGTTCACCGAACGCGGCTTCCGCGACGCGAAGATCGACGTGATCGCCGAACGGGCCGAGCTGACGCGCGGCGCGGTCTACTCGAACTTCCCCGGCAAGCGCGCGCTGTACTTCGCCGTGCTGGCGGAGGAGGCCGAGCGCGTGGCGGCCGGGCCGGCCGGTGACCCGGGGCTCACCCCCGGTGAAGCGCTGGGCGCGCTGGCCCGCGCGTGGGTCGCGCGCCTACCGCTCGCCACCGACCCCGGGTCACGTCTCGGCGTGGACCTGGTGCCGGAGATCCTGGCCGACGAGCTCACCCACCGCCCGTACGCGCAACTGATGCGCTTCGAGGCGATCGTCCTCGGCCTCGCGCTCGAGCGGCTCGCCCCCGCGGCGGGCCGGCTCGTGCGCGTTGCCGAACTGGCGCTCACGACGTTGCACGGCGCGAGCCGGCTCGCGGCCGCCGCGCCGGGATTCGGCGAGCCGTTCAACGTGGTGCGCTCGTGCGAGTCGCTGCCCTCGCTCGGGCTGGCCGACACCTGGCCCGACGTACCGCCGATCGTGGCGCAGCCCCGGCCGGTGGACGAGCCGTGGGTGCCGCCGGCCGCGTTCGACTCGCTGCACGGCAGGCCGGCGCCCTTGACCGGCGACGGCGTGATCGCGGTCCTCGGCCTGCACCGGCTGTCGGCCGTGGAGGAAGCCGTGCGGGCCGCACCGCCGGACGCCACGGTGACCGTCGCCGTCGTCACGGGCTCGGCGCCCGAGCTGGCACCGCTGACGCACCTCGTGCTGGCCGAAGTGCGCGGCCACCTGCGCCAGTCGTTCCCCGCGCCGGCGTGGCCCCGCCTCCAGGTCGTCCGCGACGACGCCGGCGCCCTCGCGTCCGCCGCCGGCGTCTCCGCCGTGAGCGACGCGACGGAAACGGCGGTGCGCGTGAGAACCGGGCGCGTCGTCCTGCGCGCCGAGGGCTTCGGGGCGTGCCACGCCGCTGCGGCGGGCTGA
- a CDS encoding YbaB/EbfC family nucleoid-associated protein produces the protein MTDRDSLVAALTALSVDATSPDGTVTATVNTDGVLTRLHLSDAVAGLSPAELAASVLATYAAAQRESAQRTAALLAPLGTAGYVMDRLRWRAGFSPVTAAPADAPPADAPPADDLPSPDGAYVRNRSSDAPPPPAPSTPPTDDDWYDRGVRSDSAW, from the coding sequence GTGACCGACCGCGATTCCCTGGTCGCCGCCCTGACCGCGCTGTCGGTGGACGCCACCTCCCCCGACGGCACGGTCACGGCGACGGTCAACACGGACGGCGTCCTGACCCGCTTGCACCTCTCGGACGCCGTGGCCGGCCTCTCGCCCGCCGAACTGGCGGCCTCGGTGCTGGCGACCTACGCGGCGGCGCAACGCGAATCAGCCCAGCGAACGGCGGCGTTGCTCGCCCCGCTGGGTACGGCCGGCTACGTCATGGACCGGCTGCGGTGGCGGGCCGGCTTCTCGCCGGTGACCGCCGCGCCTGCCGATGCACCGCCTGCCGATGCACCGCCTGCCGACGACTTGCCCTCCCCGGACGGCGCGTACGTCCGCAACCGCTCCTCCGACGCCCCACCCCCACCCGCCCCCTCCACCCCACCCACCGACGACGACTGGTACGACCGCGGCGTACGGTCCGACTCCGCCTGGTGA
- a CDS encoding DUF1295 domain-containing protein — MNAFQVCLWVFAGVCALCWVLSVLTREYSWVDRIWSLVPVAYVGIFAGFAGFADARLDVLFVLVVLWGARLTFNFARKGGYARGGEDYRWVVLRGKMAPWQFQVFNFFFITIYQNAILLLITLPAWTALENRTAFGAGDVVVAVLFLACLVGETVADQQQWTFHQWKKRESAAGRVPDPRFLQTGLFRFSRHPNFFFEQAQWWLVFGFGAIAFGGVPWTIAGAVLLTLLFVGSTIFTESITRGRYPEYAEYQKRTSPVVPWLPRRVAVQ; from the coding sequence GTGAACGCGTTCCAGGTCTGCCTGTGGGTCTTCGCCGGTGTCTGCGCGCTGTGCTGGGTGCTTTCGGTGCTCACCCGGGAGTACTCGTGGGTGGACCGGATCTGGTCGCTGGTGCCCGTGGCGTACGTCGGGATCTTCGCCGGTTTCGCGGGCTTCGCCGACGCGCGGCTCGACGTGTTGTTCGTCCTCGTGGTGCTCTGGGGCGCGCGGCTGACGTTCAACTTCGCCCGCAAGGGCGGTTACGCGCGCGGCGGTGAGGACTACCGCTGGGTGGTGCTGCGCGGGAAGATGGCGCCCTGGCAGTTCCAGGTCTTCAACTTCTTCTTCATCACGATCTACCAGAACGCGATCCTGCTCCTGATCACGCTGCCCGCGTGGACCGCGCTGGAGAACCGCACGGCCTTCGGCGCGGGCGACGTCGTGGTCGCGGTGCTCTTCCTCGCTTGCCTGGTGGGGGAGACGGTCGCGGACCAGCAGCAGTGGACCTTCCACCAGTGGAAGAAGCGCGAAAGCGCCGCCGGCCGCGTGCCGGACCCGCGGTTCCTGCAGACGGGGCTGTTCCGGTTTTCGCGCCACCCGAACTTCTTCTTCGAGCAGGCGCAGTGGTGGCTGGTCTTCGGGTTCGGCGCGATCGCGTTCGGCGGTGTCCCGTGGACGATCGCGGGTGCGGTGTTGTTGACGTTGCTGTTCGTCGGCTCGACGATCTTCACCGAGAGCATCACGCGCGGCCGGTACCCCGAGTACGCGGAGTACCAGAAGCGCACGTCGCCGGTGGTCCCGTGGCTTCCCCGGCGCGTGGCGGTACAGTGA
- a CDS encoding emopamil-binding family protein, translating into MTTPANLPLRRRGIDVFFAIVFAAFTVTSLISDLLPTVGVDFSRPSSNFFVNSNYWYAHDADVLFMHPPDWMRIVTGLSAFVYMPFYVVLVACLLAGKNGIQLFAVIYATMIVTLTGVVVFGVEFFGDPALRTDNPAKFLAFNLPYVLVPLLLLIRMRKPLPFTRRF; encoded by the coding sequence ATGACCACCCCGGCGAACCTGCCGCTGCGCCGACGCGGGATCGATGTCTTCTTCGCGATCGTGTTCGCCGCGTTCACCGTCACCTCGCTCATCAGCGACCTCCTGCCCACGGTCGGGGTGGACTTCTCGCGCCCGTCGAGCAACTTCTTCGTCAACTCCAACTACTGGTACGCCCACGACGCCGACGTGCTGTTCATGCACCCGCCGGACTGGATGCGGATCGTCACGGGGCTCTCGGCGTTCGTGTACATGCCCTTCTACGTCGTGCTCGTCGCGTGCTTGCTCGCGGGCAAGAACGGGATCCAGCTCTTCGCCGTGATCTACGCGACGATGATCGTCACGCTCACCGGCGTCGTCGTGTTCGGCGTGGAGTTCTTCGGCGACCCCGCGCTGCGCACGGACAACCCCGCGAAGTTCCTCGCGTTCAACCTCCCGTATGTGCTCGTGCCGCTGCTCCTGCTGATCCGCATGCGCAAGCCGCTGCCGTTCACGCGCCGGTTCTGA
- a CDS encoding D-alanyl-D-alanine carboxypeptidase family protein — MIELLRSRAAAYAAAARLLAVLLLPVAFVCSPRRAHYLACQWALALRYPAENLAGLTPAAREAFTAARTEAFWRDGQLIGLTSGHRDAAEQHAMFTAEVRRTGSVGQARRRVLPPEESGHVAGYALDVRPTEGAAWLERHGAAYRLHRRYDNEWWHFEYHADTVPLRLPCPGTLPAVVA; from the coding sequence ATGATCGAACTGCTCCGCTCCCGTGCCGCGGCCTACGCGGCGGCCGCCCGCCTGCTCGCGGTGCTCTTGCTGCCGGTGGCGTTCGTGTGTTCGCCCCGCCGCGCCCATTACCTCGCGTGCCAGTGGGCGCTGGCGCTGCGGTACCCGGCGGAGAACCTCGCCGGTCTCACGCCCGCCGCTCGCGAAGCCTTCACCGCGGCGCGGACCGAAGCCTTCTGGCGCGACGGCCAGCTCATCGGTCTCACCTCCGGTCACCGCGACGCCGCCGAGCAGCACGCGATGTTCACCGCGGAGGTCCGCCGCACGGGGTCCGTCGGACAGGCGCGCCGGCGCGTCCTCCCGCCCGAAGAGTCCGGCCACGTCGCCGGTTACGCCCTCGACGTCCGGCCCACCGAAGGCGCGGCCTGGCTCGAACGCCACGGCGCGGCCTACCGCCTCCACCGCCGCTACGACAACGAGTGGTGGCACTTCGAGTACCACGCCGACACCGTCCCGCTGCGCCTCCCGTGCCCGGGCACGCTGCCGGCCGTCGTGGCCTGA
- a CDS encoding response regulator transcription factor, translating to MPRVLLIEDDQAVRDGLQIALTYQGHTVEAVESGEEGLARLNSAAADVVVLDLMLPGMDGFEVCRRIRATGDLPIIMLTARNDDIDVVAGLEAGADDYVVKPAQPRVLEARIKAVLRRTGGKPRQAGSPKPGLERHGDLTIDRDGLVVGKRGVPVSLAPTELRLLLELSASPGRVLSRQQLLESVWDQGYLGDSRLVDACVQRLRAKIEDDPAAPVFVQTLRGFGYRFGPL from the coding sequence ATGCCCCGGGTGCTGTTGATCGAAGACGACCAGGCCGTGCGCGACGGCCTGCAGATCGCCCTGACCTACCAGGGCCACACCGTCGAAGCGGTGGAGAGCGGTGAAGAAGGACTCGCCCGGCTGAACTCGGCGGCCGCCGACGTCGTCGTGCTCGACCTGATGCTGCCCGGCATGGACGGGTTCGAGGTGTGCCGGCGCATCCGCGCCACCGGCGACCTGCCGATCATCATGCTCACCGCCCGCAACGACGACATCGACGTGGTCGCCGGCCTCGAAGCCGGCGCCGACGACTACGTGGTGAAACCCGCGCAGCCACGCGTGCTGGAGGCGCGGATCAAGGCAGTGCTGCGGCGCACCGGCGGCAAACCGCGGCAGGCCGGCTCGCCGAAACCGGGCCTCGAGCGCCACGGCGACCTCACCATCGACCGCGACGGCCTCGTGGTCGGCAAACGCGGCGTACCCGTCAGCCTCGCCCCCACGGAGCTGCGGCTGCTACTGGAGCTGTCCGCCTCTCCCGGCCGCGTGCTCAGCCGCCAGCAGCTGCTCGAATCGGTGTGGGACCAGGGTTACCTCGGCGATTCGCGGCTCGTCGACGCCTGCGTGCAGCGCCTGCGCGCGAAGATCGAGGACGACCCCGCGGCGCCGGTGTTCGTGCAGACCCTGCGCGGGTTCGGGTACCGCTTCGGGCCCCTGTGA